A portion of the Streptomyces sp. YPW6 genome contains these proteins:
- a CDS encoding RluA family pseudouridine synthase, whose translation MSTHPEIRTLPVPDGLEGERVDAAISRMFGFSRTKAAELAAAGKVQVDGSVAGKSERVHGGAWLEVEMPQAAPVVQIVAEPVEGMEIVHDDDDIVVIMKPVGVAAHPSPGWTGTTVIGGLAAAGYRISTSGAAERQGIVHRLDVGTSGLMVVAKSERAYTLLKAQFRDRVVDKKYHALVQGHPDPMSGTIDAPIGRHPQHDYKWAVTAEGKPSVTHYDLIEAYRSASLLDIKLETGRTHQIRVHMSAHRHPCVGDLTYGADPTLAKRLKLTRQWLHAVRLGFEHPADGRWVQFSSSYPADLQHALDTISAESQ comes from the coding sequence GTGAGCACGCACCCCGAGATCCGCACCCTGCCCGTACCCGACGGCCTGGAGGGCGAGCGCGTCGACGCCGCCATCTCCCGGATGTTCGGTTTCTCCCGGACCAAGGCCGCCGAGCTGGCCGCCGCCGGGAAGGTCCAGGTGGACGGTTCGGTGGCCGGGAAGTCCGAGCGGGTCCACGGCGGTGCCTGGCTGGAAGTGGAGATGCCGCAGGCGGCCCCTGTGGTCCAGATCGTCGCCGAGCCCGTCGAGGGCATGGAGATCGTCCACGACGACGACGACATCGTGGTCATCATGAAGCCGGTCGGCGTGGCCGCCCACCCCAGCCCCGGCTGGACCGGCACCACCGTCATCGGCGGTCTCGCCGCCGCCGGCTACCGGATCTCGACGTCCGGTGCCGCCGAGCGCCAGGGCATCGTGCACCGCCTCGACGTCGGCACCTCCGGCCTGATGGTCGTCGCCAAGTCCGAGCGCGCCTACACCCTGCTCAAGGCCCAGTTCCGCGACCGGGTCGTCGACAAGAAGTACCACGCTCTCGTCCAGGGCCACCCGGACCCGATGAGCGGCACCATCGACGCCCCCATCGGCCGCCACCCCCAGCACGACTACAAGTGGGCGGTCACCGCCGAGGGCAAGCCGTCGGTGACCCACTACGACCTGATCGAGGCCTACCGCTCCGCCAGCCTCCTCGACATCAAGCTGGAGACCGGGCGCACCCACCAGATCCGGGTCCACATGTCCGCCCACCGCCACCCCTGCGTCGGTGACCTCACCTACGGCGCCGACCCGACGCTGGCCAAGCGCCTCAAGCTGACCCGGCAGTGGCTGCACGCCGTCCGCCTGGGCTTCGAGCACCCGGCCGACGGGCGCTGGGTGCAGTTCTCCAGCAGCTATCCGGCCGACCTCCAGCACGCCCTCGACACCATCTCCGCGGAGAGCCAGTGA
- a CDS encoding GNAT family N-acetyltransferase, whose amino-acid sequence MTGAPTPYSTRRAVEEIDRAACFQVRKDVFVGEQNVPEDLEYDAYDATAVHVLAVAADGTPLGTGRLLHGADAAGKTGGDLTVGSLGRLAVSRGARGLGVGAALVVAIEDEARKLGLAAVDLHAQTHALGFYERLGYVAYGPEFPDAGMPHRAMRREIRPA is encoded by the coding sequence GTGACCGGCGCCCCGACCCCGTACAGCACCCGCAGGGCCGTCGAGGAGATTGACCGGGCGGCCTGCTTCCAGGTCCGCAAGGACGTCTTCGTGGGCGAGCAGAACGTCCCCGAGGACCTGGAGTACGACGCCTACGACGCGACCGCCGTGCACGTCCTGGCCGTCGCCGCCGACGGCACCCCGCTCGGTACCGGACGGCTGCTGCACGGCGCGGACGCGGCCGGGAAGACCGGCGGCGACCTCACCGTCGGGTCGCTGGGCCGGCTCGCCGTGAGCCGGGGAGCGCGCGGCCTCGGCGTCGGCGCGGCACTCGTCGTGGCCATCGAGGACGAGGCGCGGAAGCTGGGCCTGGCCGCCGTCGACCTGCACGCCCAGACGCACGCCCTCGGCTTCTACGAGCGGCTCGGTTACGTCGCGTACGGCCCGGAGTTCCCCGACGCGGGCATGCCGCACCGGGCCATGCGGCGGGAGATCCGCCCGGCCTGA
- a CDS encoding Na+/H+ antiporter: MEQMSLLLLLLLGAVVTVPLGDRLGLPAPVLMTLAGIAMAFAPFVPNVDIPPEIILPALLPPLLYATVQRTSWRQFAANKRPIFLLAVALVFVTTAAVAAVANTIVPGLPIAAAVALGALVAPPDPVAATAVAGSVGLPRRLVSILEGEGLFNDVTAIVLYHVAIAAAVSGTFSLPEAFGLLVLSAVVAVAVGLAIGWLTIKLMNLLGDATLQVGLTLLVPFVAYALAEELEGSGVLAVLTTALFLAEHTADADDVLGRLTGRTFWDIVDTLVTGVAFGLIGLELHTVFGTADGHALEMVGWGLAIVAVVVGVRLLWLLPATWLAKRLHTRRDVSEEIPTSWRETVVMWWSGMRGVASVALALAIPLKTDDGQPFPGREEIIFIAFAVIMATLVFQGLTLPWLVRKLDVGADTAAEEALERDLAIRAAKAAKYRLKEIQEVEEFPEEVLERLQRAAYDIGARISPDMIDEERREAYAQRAKRFKAIGRVQREMMSAARHEVLSARSEPGSDPEVVDRVLRYLDFRSLR; this comes from the coding sequence GTGGAACAGATGTCCCTGCTGCTCCTGCTGCTGCTCGGAGCCGTGGTCACGGTGCCGCTCGGCGACCGGCTCGGGCTTCCCGCGCCGGTGCTGATGACGCTCGCGGGCATCGCGATGGCGTTCGCGCCGTTCGTCCCGAACGTGGACATCCCGCCGGAGATCATCCTCCCCGCGCTGCTCCCGCCGCTGCTCTACGCCACCGTCCAGCGCACCTCCTGGCGGCAGTTCGCCGCCAACAAACGGCCGATCTTCCTGCTGGCCGTGGCCCTCGTCTTCGTCACCACGGCCGCCGTCGCCGCGGTCGCCAACACCATCGTGCCGGGCCTGCCGATCGCCGCCGCCGTCGCGCTCGGCGCACTCGTCGCCCCGCCCGACCCGGTCGCGGCGACGGCCGTGGCCGGCTCGGTGGGGCTGCCGCGCCGGCTGGTGTCGATCCTGGAGGGCGAGGGGCTCTTCAACGACGTGACCGCCATCGTGCTCTACCACGTGGCCATCGCCGCCGCCGTCAGCGGCACCTTCTCGCTCCCCGAGGCCTTCGGGCTGCTGGTCCTCTCCGCCGTCGTCGCCGTCGCCGTCGGACTCGCGATCGGCTGGCTCACCATCAAGCTGATGAACCTGCTCGGCGACGCCACGCTCCAGGTCGGGCTGACCCTGCTGGTGCCCTTCGTCGCCTACGCCCTCGCGGAGGAGCTGGAGGGCTCCGGGGTACTGGCCGTCCTGACGACCGCGCTGTTCCTCGCCGAGCACACCGCCGACGCCGACGACGTGCTGGGCCGGCTGACCGGACGCACCTTCTGGGACATCGTCGACACCCTCGTCACCGGCGTCGCCTTCGGGCTGATCGGCCTGGAGCTGCACACCGTGTTCGGCACCGCCGACGGGCACGCCCTGGAGATGGTCGGCTGGGGGCTCGCGATCGTCGCGGTCGTCGTCGGGGTACGGCTGCTGTGGCTGCTGCCCGCCACCTGGCTCGCCAAGCGGCTGCACACCCGCCGGGACGTCAGCGAGGAGATCCCCACCAGCTGGCGGGAGACCGTCGTGATGTGGTGGTCCGGGATGCGCGGAGTGGCCTCCGTCGCCCTGGCCCTGGCGATCCCCCTGAAGACCGACGACGGACAGCCCTTCCCCGGCCGCGAGGAGATCATCTTCATCGCGTTCGCCGTGATCATGGCCACCCTGGTCTTCCAGGGGCTCACCCTGCCCTGGCTGGTGCGCAAGCTGGACGTCGGGGCCGACACCGCCGCCGAGGAGGCCCTGGAGCGGGACCTCGCGATCCGGGCCGCCAAGGCCGCCAAGTACCGGCTCAAGGAGATCCAGGAGGTCGAGGAGTTCCCCGAGGAGGTCCTGGAGCGGCTCCAGCGCGCCGCGTACGACATCGGCGCCCGGATCAGCCCCGACATGATCGACGAGGAGCGGCGGGAGGCCTACGCCCAGCGGGCGAAACGCTTCAAGGCGATCGGCCGCGTCCAGCGCGAGATGATGTCGGCCGCCCGCCACGAGGTGCTCTCCGCGCGCAGCGAACCCGGCTCCGACCCGGAGGTCGTGGACCGGGTGCTGCGGTACCTGGACTTCCGCTCCCTGCGGTGA
- a CDS encoding mechanosensitive ion channel family protein, whose product MESVLRPLIVIGGSVVITLLVGWLVDLLLRRADSRHHETPLWGLLRRCRPPLQVVVITALLRGSYRATKIDWVRDHRDGIGQVLTLVLIGASAWLVVRIAATVVEASYARYAASTRDPARVRRVRTQVTLIQRVVIAVVTVVAIAAMLLTFPPMRAVGTSMLASAGLLGIVAGVAAQSTLGNLFAGLQIAFGDTVRIGDTVVVDGEWGTIDEITLTFLAVRTWDDRRIMMPVSYFTSKPFENWSRGGAQMTGTVYFHLDHSAPVAAMRKKLRDLLGDIAAWDGRDWSLAVTDTTPTTIEVRAVVTAKDADDIWTARCAVREQLIGWLRDHHPYALPRVATSPAALPPGEQWADLTGAGPTSRVRRNGSAPPVEREDSKAPRTGRG is encoded by the coding sequence ATGGAGAGCGTGCTGCGCCCGCTGATCGTCATCGGCGGTTCCGTGGTGATCACTCTGCTGGTCGGCTGGCTGGTGGACCTGCTGCTGCGGCGGGCCGACAGCCGGCACCACGAAACCCCGCTGTGGGGGCTGCTGCGGCGCTGCCGGCCTCCTTTGCAGGTGGTGGTCATCACGGCGCTGCTGCGCGGCAGCTACCGCGCCACGAAGATCGACTGGGTGCGGGACCACCGGGACGGGATCGGCCAGGTGCTCACCCTGGTGCTGATCGGCGCCTCCGCCTGGCTGGTCGTGCGGATCGCGGCGACGGTCGTGGAGGCGAGCTACGCCCGCTACGCGGCCTCCACCCGCGACCCCGCCCGGGTCCGCCGGGTCCGTACGCAGGTGACGCTCATCCAGCGGGTCGTCATAGCGGTCGTGACGGTCGTCGCCATCGCCGCGATGCTGCTGACGTTCCCGCCGATGCGGGCGGTGGGCACCTCGATGCTCGCCTCGGCCGGTCTGCTCGGCATCGTCGCGGGCGTCGCCGCCCAGTCGACGCTGGGGAACCTGTTCGCGGGGCTCCAGATCGCCTTCGGGGACACGGTCCGGATCGGCGACACCGTGGTGGTGGACGGCGAGTGGGGCACGATCGACGAGATCACCCTGACGTTCCTCGCGGTACGGACGTGGGACGACCGGCGGATCATGATGCCGGTCTCGTACTTCACGAGCAAGCCCTTCGAGAACTGGTCGCGCGGCGGGGCGCAGATGACGGGCACGGTCTACTTCCACCTCGACCACTCCGCTCCCGTCGCGGCGATGCGGAAGAAACTGCGGGACCTCCTCGGGGACATCGCCGCCTGGGACGGCCGGGACTGGTCGCTGGCGGTCACCGACACCACGCCGACCACGATCGAGGTGCGCGCGGTGGTCACGGCGAAGGACGCGGACGACATCTGGACGGCGCGCTGCGCGGTGCGCGAGCAGTTGATCGGCTGGCTGCGCGATCACCATCCGTACGCGCTGCCGCGGGTCGCCACCTCGCCCGCCGCGCTGCCGCCGGGCGAGCAGTGGGCGGATCTGACCGGCGCTGGTCCGACGAGCCGGGTGCGGCGCAACGGTTCCGCGCCGCCCGTCGAGCGGGAGGACTCCAAGGCTCCGCGGACGGGCCGCGGCTGA
- a CDS encoding dienelactone hydrolase family protein → MGPMNIMLFHSTYGLTPAVHAAAARLKDAGHEVRVPDLFEGHTFDTVEEGMAYQDETGKDELLKRAVLAAAPHSDQGLVYAGFSLGAATAQTLALGDAKARGLLLFHGTSDIAENAAVDELPVQLHVADPDPFESHDWLNSWYLQMQRTGADVEIYRYPGAGHLFTDPDLPDYDQAAAEQTWKVALGFLATL, encoded by the coding sequence ATGGGGCCCATGAACATCATGCTTTTCCACTCGACGTACGGGCTCACGCCCGCCGTGCACGCCGCGGCCGCGCGCCTCAAGGACGCCGGCCATGAGGTGCGCGTGCCCGATCTGTTCGAGGGGCACACCTTCGACACGGTGGAAGAGGGCATGGCCTACCAGGACGAGACCGGCAAGGACGAACTGCTCAAGCGCGCGGTGCTCGCCGCGGCGCCCCACTCCGACCAGGGCCTCGTGTACGCAGGATTCTCCCTCGGCGCGGCGACCGCCCAGACCCTTGCGCTCGGTGACGCGAAGGCCCGGGGGCTGCTGCTGTTCCACGGCACCTCGGACATCGCCGAGAACGCCGCGGTGGACGAACTCCCCGTCCAGCTGCACGTCGCGGATCCGGACCCCTTCGAGTCCCACGACTGGCTGAACAGCTGGTACCTCCAGATGCAGCGTACCGGTGCGGACGTGGAGATCTACCGCTACCCCGGGGCCGGGCACCTGTTCACCGACCCCGATCTGCCCGACTACGACCAGGCGGCCGCCGAGCAGACCTGGAAGGTCGCGCTCGGCTTCCTGGCCACGCTGTAG